In Colletotrichum lupini chromosome 6, complete sequence, a single window of DNA contains:
- a CDS encoding transmembrane protein UsgS, protein MATSEKGHRRDKLEGQIDKQLDKLPIDKERLKREFDLSHFDLNQILRGIQLTLVGAQRALQNPALFTSDHYRQAGIAVLSGLAIRLVISIPIIGVRVFLWILSFFLSLDHVTWDDQLVGGLNFIEEYVLQVPFFLMALMRYVTPTLDNMFMDSLNWVDKTYVQKHKHEDPTKLRDMYYPNLKMYKVSDGSTHTTSTAEAISMFLYRFARKGAISLAVFALSYLPIVGRFVLPAASFYTFNNAVGLGPASVIFGTGIFLPKRYIVIFLQSYFASRSLMRELLEPYFSRVHFTKEQKRNWFRNREGLLFGFAIGFYTLIKIPLVGVLIYGIAEASTAYLITKITDPPPPPAEKAAFAASQQEWTNKHEFLNLSLGDIDAIHLKSRPANPTGDAQKHE, encoded by the exons ATGGCAACCTCTGAAAAGGGTCATAGGCGCGACAAGCTTGAAGGCCAGATTGACAAGCAGCTCGACAAGCTTCCCATTGACAAGGAGAGGCTCAAGCGGGAGTTCGACCTCTCCCACTTCGACCTGAACCAAATCCTGCGGGGCATCCAGTTGACGCTGGTTGGAG CTCAACGAGCCCTTCAAAACCCTGCCTTGTTCACATCGGACCACTACCGACAAGCCGGCATTGCCGTCTTGAGTGGCCTTGCCATCCGTCTCGTCATCTCCATTCCC ATCATTGGCGTCAGAGTCTTTCTCTGGATTCTGTCCTTCTTTTTGAGCCTGGACCATGTCACTTGGGACGACCAGCTTGTTGGGGGCCTCAACTTCATCGAGGAATATGTTTTGCAGGTCCCCTTTTTCCTCATGGCGCTGATGCGCTACGTCACCCCGACGCTCGACAACAT GTTTATGGATTCGCTGAACTGGGTTGATAAGACGTATGTCCAAAAACACAAGCACGAAGACCCGACCAAGCTTCGAGACATGTACTATCCCAACCTCAAGATGTACAAGGTCAGCGACGGCAGCACCCACACGACTAGCACCGCCGAAGCCATCAGCATGTTCCTGTACCGCTTCGCCCGGAAGGGTGCCATCTCCCTCGCCGTATTCGCCTTGTCGTACCTACCCATCGTCGGTAGATTCGTGCTGCCCGCGGCCAGTTTCTACACATTCAACAATGCCGTTGGATTGGGTCCTGCGTCTGTCATTTTTGGAACAGGCATCTTCTTGCCCAAGCGGTACATCGTCATCTTCCTCCAGAGTTATTTTGCGTCGAGGAGTTTGATGAGAGAGCTGCTGGAGCCGTATTTCTCTCGTGTGCACTTTACCAAGGAGCAGAAGAGGAACTGGTTCCGGAACCGCGAGGGACTGCTGTTCGGCTTCGCCATCGGGTTCTATACATTGATTAAGATCCCCCTTGTTGGTGTCTTGATTTATGGTATCGCAGAGGCCTCAACGGCGTACCTGATTACCAAGATTACCGATCCTCCCCCGCCTCCCGCCGAGAAGGCTGCTTTCGCCGCGAGCCAGCAGGAGTGGACGAACAAGCACGAATTCCTCAACCTCTCCCTCGGCGATATTGATGCCATTCACCTCAAGTCGCGGCCGGCCAACCCGACAGGTGATGCTCAAAAGCACGAGTAG
- a CDS encoding acetamidase/Formamidase yields the protein MGKTGIRTANKVSFDKPASEQPGLHVSAQVLSMYASSIKFVDINTRTDGIQIPAPKVPFSGTIKNGETVKIECVDWTGGQIGNNDSADDMLNVDLTKIHYLSGPFEVEDAQSGDLLLVEIMDVQPFEDQPWGFTGVFDKNNGGGFLDELYPTAAKAIWDFEGIYCTSRHIPGVKFAGLIHPGILGCAPSAKVLDTWNAREGELIAANKLDRDVAKPPEPINVHAGAANAELKEKVGKEGARTIPGRPEHGGNCDIKNLSRGSKVYLPVHVPGAKFSVGDLHFSQGDGEISFCGAIEMAGVITINFKVIKNGVADLDLKSPIYIPGPVEPQFGPGRHIYFEGFSVDQHGKQHYMDVTVAYRQTCLRVIEYLRRFGYSDYQVYLLMSCAPIQGHVAGIVDIPNACTTIGLPMDIFDFDISPGAGKVEKRDLGSCAFATGVKEGTVTKGGANSQHSYGGGLTYKE from the exons ATGGGCAAGACTGGTATTCGTACGGCCAACAAGGTCAGCTTCGATAAGCCAGCTTCTGAGCAGCCTGGCCTGCATGTAAGTGCCCAAGTGCTGTCGATGTACGCCTCGAGCATCAAGTTTGTTGACATCAACACCAGAACAGATGGCATCCAGATA CCTGCTCCCAAAGTCCCCTTCTCCGGCACTATCAAGAATGGCGAGACAGTCAAGATTGAATGCGTAGACTG GACCGGTGGCCAGATTGGCAACAACGACTCGGCGGACGACATGCTCAACGTCGACCTGACCAAGATCCACTACCTCAGCGGTCCGTTCGAGGTCGAGGACGCTCAGTCGGGGGACCTGCTCCTGGTGGAGATTATGGACGTTCAGCCGTTCGAGGACCAGCCTTGGGGCTTTACGGGTGTATTTGATAAGAATAACGGCGGTGGGTTTTTGGATGAATTGTATCCTACGGC GGCAAAGGCAATCTGGGACTTTGAAGGAATCTACTGTACCTCGAGACACATCCCGGGAGTAAAATTCGCCGGGCTCATCCACCCGGGCATCTTGGGGTGCGCCCCGTCCGCCAAGGTCCTCGACACCTGGAACGCGCGCGAGGGCGAGCTCATCGCGGCCAACAAGCTCGACCGCGACGTCGCGAAGCCGCCGGAGCCGATCAACGTGCACGCCGGCGCGGCGAACGCGGAGCTCAAGGAGAAGGTTGGTAAGGAGGGGGCCAGGACGATTCCTGGGCGGCCTGAGCATGGCGGGAACTGCGA TATCAAGAACCTGAGCAGAGGAAGCAAAGTCTACCTACCCGTCCACGTCCCCGGCGCCAAATTCAGCGTCGGCGACCTACACTTCTCTC AGGGCGACGGAGAAATCTCCTTTTGCGGCGCCATCGAGATGGCGGGCGTCATCACGATAAACTTCAAAGTCATCAAGAACGGCGTCGCCGACCTGGACCTCAAGTCGCCCATTTACATCCCCGGCCCTGTCGAGCCGCAGTTCGGTCCCGGGCGGCACATTTACTTTGAAGGGTTCTCGGTTGATCAGCACGGGAAGCAGCATTACATGGATGTTACCGTCGCCTATCGTCAGACGTGTCTTC GCGTCATCGAATACCTCCGCCGCTTCGGCTACAGCGACTACCAAGTCTACCTCCTCATGTCGTGCGCGCCCATCCAGGGCCACGTCGCGGGCATCGTCGACATACCCAACGCGTGCACGACCATTGGCCTGCCGATGGACATTTTCGACTTTGACATCTCGCCGGGCGCGGGTAAAGTCGAGAAGCGGGACCTGGGCAGCTGCGCTTTCGCGACGGGTGTGAAGGAGGGAACTGTTACCAAGGGCGGGGCGAATAGTCAGCATAGCTATGGTGGTGGGTTGACGTATAAGGAGTGA
- a CDS encoding OTU-like cysteine protease, with the protein MRARYKGPGGTGVVSLEDTATVGDLFNEIKDKTGIAEFTLKYGWPLQTLTLEHKDANAKDLGLNGQSFSIEPAHHRAITPPPAAAAPASRGLEASKKPRLDPDADPSPSDISIPWPERESTLLLRVMPDDNSCLFTAFGGAIPGKQMEAKELRKMVADYIRQHPDDYPEAVLDMPVEKYIRTIQDPERWGGAIELGIFSDLFDLEVVAFDVKSQNPLRFGENKESRCILVYSGIHYDRIACSPSEPPHYAHSDLPPELDRTNWSTADDEVLDRTRALIRKLHEMHYFTDTTEFLLRCTVAGCDWLGNGQREANKHAKATGHMGFSEIKDEPAGGGGGGASGGAGAGAGASAGAGGAFGDNALRKCDAPGCEWLGSGTAEASIHTGATGHTAMTEIPDF; encoded by the exons ATGAGAGCCAGGTACAAGGGTCCGGGAGGCACAGGCGTCGTCTCACTCGAGGACACCGCAACAGTCGGAGACCTCTTCAACGAGATCAAGGACAAGACGGGCATCGCCGAGTTCACCCTCAAGTATGGATGGCCCCTTCAGACCCTGACCCTCGAGCACAAGGACGCCAACGCCAAAGACCTGGGCCTCAACGGCCAGTCCTTCAGCATCGAGCCGGCCCACCATCGCGCAATCACACCtccgcccgccgccgccgccccggCATCTCGAGGCCTGGAGGCGTCCAAGAAGCCCCGCCTCGATCCCGATGCCGACCCGTCCCCTTCGGACATCAGCATCCCGTGGCCGGAGCGTGAGTCGACGTTAC TCCTTCGCGTGATGCCCGACGACAACAGCTGCCTCTTCACCGCCTTTGGCGGCGCCATCCCAGGCAAACAAATGGAAGCCAAAGAGCTCCGCAAAATGGTAGCAGACTACATCCGCCAACACCCAGACGACTACCCCGAAGCCGTCCTCGACATGCCCGTCGAAAAGTACATCCGCACAATCCAGGACCCGGAGCGCTGGGGCGGCGCCATCGAGCTCGGCATCTTCTCGGACCTCTTCGACCTCGAGGTCGTCGCGTTCGACGTCAAATCCCAAAACCCGCTGCGCTTCGGCGAGAACAAGGAATCGCGCTGCATCCTCGTCTACTCGGGCATCCACTACGACCGCATCGCCTGCAGCCCCTCGGAGCCGCCGCACTACGCGCACTCGGACCTGCCTCCGGAACTCGATAGGACGAACTGGAGCACCGCCGACGACGAGGTCCTCGACCGCACGCGCGCGCTGATTCGAAAGTTGCACGAGATGCACTACTTTACGGATACCACCGAGTTCTTGCTGCGGTGTACCGTGGCCGGGTGCGACTGGCTTGGCAACGGGCAGAGGGAGGCCAACAAGCACGCCAAGGCGACGGGGCATATGGGCTTCAGCGAGATCAAGGACGAGCCTgcgggcggtggtggtggtggtgcttCGGGTGGTGCCGGCGCCGGTGCTGGTGCTTCTGCTGGTGCTGGCGGTGCCTTTGGCGATAATGCGCTGCGCAAGTGCGATGCTCCTGGATGTGAGTGGTTGGGCAGCGGTACGGCCGAGGCTAGTATTCATACGGGCGCGACGGGACACACTGCGATGACTGAGATTCCGGACTTTTGA